A window from Chloracidobacterium sp. encodes these proteins:
- a CDS encoding GNAT family N-acetyltransferase, producing the protein MSHGQYFEADRVSPAQLDVLWANGWRHFGTYFYRYWINVTREGVRHVLPLRIRLADFYLSESQRRVRRRNRDLRVVIRPTILDEDTHRLFELHKQRFTDNVPDSLYTFLSEQPASVPCRNEEIAVYDGERLVAKSFLDIGKRATSSVYGVFDPEYAKRSLGILTMLIEIEYSRERGDEFYYPGYAYHEASHYDYKKRFAALEWFDWHGNWHALPNGHRG; encoded by the coding sequence ATGTCGCACGGACAGTACTTTGAAGCTGACCGCGTATCCCCGGCGCAGTTGGATGTGCTGTGGGCGAATGGTTGGCGCCACTTTGGGACATATTTCTATCGCTACTGGATCAACGTGACGCGCGAGGGCGTACGCCATGTCCTACCGCTTCGGATCAGACTGGCCGATTTCTATCTCTCTGAAAGCCAACGTCGCGTCCGCCGCCGCAACCGTGATTTGCGTGTGGTCATCCGACCAACCATCCTTGATGAGGACACCCACCGGCTTTTTGAGCTTCACAAGCAACGCTTTACCGACAACGTGCCGGATTCGCTCTATACTTTTCTTTCCGAGCAACCGGCGTCCGTTCCGTGCCGGAACGAGGAGATTGCGGTGTACGACGGAGAACGGCTTGTTGCCAAAAGTTTTCTGGACATTGGCAAGCGAGCGACCTCCAGCGTCTACGGCGTGTTTGATCCCGAATACGCCAAGCGCAGCCTTGGCATTTTGACGATGCTGATTGAGATTGAGTACTCACGTGAACGCGGCGACGAGTTTTACTATCCGGGCTACGCCTACCACGAAGCCTCCCACTACGACTACAAAAAACGTTTCGCCGCCTTGGAGTGGTTTGACTGGCACGGCAATTGGCACGCCCTGCCGAACGGCCATCGCGGTTAG